Genomic window (Longimicrobium sp.):
TCGGTTGCCGTCCTGCAGAAAGGTGGTTGCCTATCGGCGAGCCGCGCGCAGGGCCCGGTCGATGTGGCGGTTGAGGGTGGCGAGCGGAAAGGCCCCCACCAGGCGGGTGTCGTTGATCAGAAACGTCGGTGTCGCGTCGATGCCGAGCTGCTTCGCCTGTGCGGCGTCACGCACCAGGATCGAATCCATCTCCGCATCCTTCATGCAGCGGCCGAACTCATCCAGGTTCCCGACGCCGGCCTCCTTCGAGATGTCGTCCCATGCCCGGGTCCCGATGGACGACTGCGCCTGGAACAGCGCATCGTGCATTGCCTCGAACCGGCCCTGGCGCCCCGCGCACTCACTGGCGCGCGCGGCCATCCTGGCGTGGGGGTGCGTACGAAGGGGATGATGCCGGTACACCACCGCGACGTCCCTGCCGCGGTCGGCGCGCAGGGTCTTGAGCCGTTCGGCGAGCACCCGGCAGGCCGGGCACTGGAAGTCGGAAAAAACAACGATCGTCACCGGTGCGTCGGCGGGACCCATTCGTGCCCCCGCCGCCGCGTATCCCTGCCACTCGGGAACGTGCACGGGCTCCGCCGCACTCGACGCCGCATCGGACGGCTGCAGTTCCCGCCTGACCAGCAGCCCCGTCACGATTACCGCGCAAATCACCAACAGAGTGGTACTCAGCTTTTCCATCATCGACGCTGCTCGTTCTAGCCGCTGGGTGGGTGTTGCAAACGGATGCCGGCAGGGCAAACGGGCCAGCGGAGCTGCCCGCGTCCCCTGCCGGCGACGTTCCGCGATCAGTTGTGGCAGCTGACTTTGGAGCTGGTGGCCGTGTTGTTGGTGCAGTACGTGGTGGTGGTCGCGTACTTGTACCCGAGGTCGCCACACATCTCCGTACCGGCCTCTACCGCTTGCTCGTGCGATTCCTGGCAGTCGAACAGCTCCGTGGCCTGCGCGGGGCGCGCCAGGGACATGCCGCCCAGGGCGATGAGGGCGCCGGCGAACAGCTTGGTGACGGTCTGCTTGGTCATGCGAGGTTCTCCTACGTGGGGAATGAAAAGGGGGATTGCTCTTCACCGCCGGGCAAAACGTTCGTTTGTGGCGGTGCAGCATAATAAAATGTTTCCCAACATTCGGTCAAGTGTGTCGTGATATCACAGGTACGAGAGTCCGCCCGCCGTCGAT
Coding sequences:
- a CDS encoding DsbA family protein; this translates as MMEKLSTTLLVICAVIVTGLLVRRELQPSDAASSAAEPVHVPEWQGYAAAGARMGPADAPVTIVVFSDFQCPACRVLAERLKTLRADRGRDVAVVYRHHPLRTHPHARMAARASECAGRQGRFEAMHDALFQAQSSIGTRAWDDISKEAGVGNLDEFGRCMKDAEMDSILVRDAAQAKQLGIDATPTFLINDTRLVGAFPLATLNRHIDRALRAARR